From the Daucus carota subsp. sativus chromosome 8, DH1 v3.0, whole genome shotgun sequence genome, one window contains:
- the LOC108199402 gene encoding 26S proteasome non-ATPase regulatory subunit 1 homolog A, translated as MAMTVSSAGGLLAMLNENHPTLKLHALTNLNAFVDYFWPEISTSVPIIESLYEDEEFDQRQLAALLVSKVFYYLGELNDSLSYALGAGPLFDVSEDSDYVHTLLAKAIDEYASLKTKAAESNKAADIDPRLEAIVERMLDKCILDGRYQQAIGMAIECRRLDKLEEAITKSDNVHATLSYCSNVSHLFVNRREYRHEVLGLLVDVFKKLPSPDYLSICQCLMFLDEPVGVAGILEKLIRSEKEDDALLAFQIAFDLIENEHQAFLLNVRDRLTQPKYLPAEPVQPVSTETESAQDANAATTEDVQMADGTQAVSEAVPASVPVVDPKEATYAERLTKLKGILSGETSIQLTLQFLYSHNKSDLLILKTIKQSVEMRNSVCHSATIYANAIMHAGTTVDTFLRENLDWLSRATNWAKFSATAGLGVIHRGHLQQGRSLMAPYLPQSGSGGGSPYSEGGALYALGLIHANHGEGIKQFLRQSLSSTNVEVIQHGACLGLGLAALGTADEDVFDDIKNVLYTDSAVAGEAAGISMGLLMVGTASEKATEMLAYAHETQHEKIIRGLALGIALTVYGREEGADTLIEQMTRDQDPIIRYGGMYALALAYSGTANNKAIRQLLHFAVSDVSDDVRRTAVLALGFVLYSEPEQTPRIVSLLSESYNPHVRYGAALAVGISCAGTGMSEAISLLEPLTSDVVDFVRQGALIAMAMVMVQISEASDSRVGAFRRQLEKIILDKHEDTMSKMGAILASGILDAGGRNVTIKLLSKTRHDKITAVVGLAVFSQFWYWYPLIYFISLAFSPTALIGLNYELKVPRFEFLSQAKPSLFEYPRPTTVATTTSAVKLPTAVLSTSVKAKARASKKEADQKEKAEKSSATESTSGKGKSSGDKDEDSMQVDSPVEKKAEPEPSFEILINPARVVPAQEKFIKFLEDSRYIPVKSAASGFVLLKDLRPSEPEFLSLIDAPSSTASTGGASATAQQGSAASMAVDEEPQPPQAFEYTS; from the exons ATGGCGATGACGGTGAGCTCAGCGGGCGGATTGCTGGCGATGCTTAATGAGAATCATCCGACTCTGAAGCTCCACGCTCTCACCAATTTGAATGCGTTTGTGGATTACTTCTGGCCCGAGATCTCGACTAGCGTTCCCATTat AGAAAGTTTGTATGAAGATGAGGAATTTGATCAGAGACAACTGGCCGCGTTACTTGTGTCAAAG GTCTTTTATTACTTGGGTGAATTGAATGACTCTCTATCATATGCTCTTGGAGCTGGTCCTCTGTTTGATGTCTCAGAGGATTCAGATTATGTTCACACACTTTTAG CCAAAGCTATAGATGAATATGCCAGTCTTAAAACCAAAGCTGCAGAGTCTAATAAGGCAGCAGACATTGATCCTAGGCTGGAGGCAATAGTTGAGCGGATGCTTGATAA GTGTATATTGGATGGTAGATATCAACAGGCTATTGGAATGGCAATTGAATGCCGAAGATTGGATAAGCTTGAAGAAGCAATTACAAAGAGTGACAATGTTCATGCAACCTTATCATACTGCAGCAATGTATCCCACTTGTTTGTCAATCGCAGAGAATACAGGCATGAG GTACTTGGTCTTCTTGTAGATGTTTTCAAGAAGCTGCCATCTCCAGATTATCTGAGCATCTGCCAGTGCCTGATGTTTTTGGATGAGCCGGTGGGCGTTGCTGGCATATTGGAAAAACTTATACGATCTGAAAAAGAGGATGATGCTTTACTGGCATTTCAAATAGCTTTTGACCTTATTGAGAATGAACACCAAGCTTTTCTATTGAATGTGAGAGACCGGCTCACACAGCCTAAATATCTACCCGCAGAACCTGTTCAACCAGTATCCACTGAAACAGAATCTGCTCAAGATGCAAATGCTGCTACGACTGAGGATGTTCAGATGGCTGATGGGACTCAAGCTGTTTCTGAAGCTGTTCCTGCGAGTGTACCTGTTGTTGATCCAAAAGAAGCAACATATGCTGAGAGGCTGACAAAACTTAAAGGGATTTTGTCTGGAGAGACTTCTATACAGTTGACTCTGCAGTTCTTATACAGCCATAATAA GTCGGATCTTCTAATTCTTAAGACTATAAAACAGTCAGTTGAGATGAGAAACAGTGTTTGCCATAGTGCAACAATCTATGCTAATGCAATTATGCATGCTGGAACAACCGTTGATACATTTCTGAGGGAGAATCTG GACTGGCTGAGCAGGGCAACAAACTGGGCCAAATTTAGTGCTACAGCAGGGCTTGGGGTCATTCACAGAGGTCACTTGCAACAGGGAAGATCATTGATGGCTCCTTACTTGCCGCAGAGTGGTTCAGGTGGTGGTAGCCCATATTCCGAAGGTGGAGCCCTGTATGCTCTTGGTCTGATTCATGCAAACCACGGAGAAGGCATCAAACAATTTTTGCGTCAGAGCTTAAGTAGTACTAATGTTGAG GTTATCCAGCATGGTGCATGCTTAGGTCTTGGACTGGCAGCTCTAGGAACAGCTGACGAGGATGTGTTTGATGACATTAAAAATGTGCTTTATACTGACAGTGCTGTTGCTGGTGAAGCTGCCGGTATAAGTATGGGTTTGCTGATGGTTGGAACTGCTAGTGAGAAGGCAACTGAAATGCTTGCCTATGCACATGAGACTCAGCATGAGAAAATCATTAG gGGGTTGGCACTAGGGATAGCCCTCACTGTGTATGGAAGAGAAGAAGGGGCAGATACCTTGATTGAACAAATGACTCGGGATCAGGACCCTATAATTCGTTATGGTGGTATGTAcgccttggcattagcatataGTGGAACAGCAAACAATAAAGCCATCCGCCAACTGCTACACTTCGCCGTATCAGATGTGAGTGATGATGTCAGGCGGACTGCTGTTCTTGCACTAGGATTTGTTCTTTATTCAGAACCAGAACAG ACCCCTCGAATCGTCTCCTTGCTATCTGAGTCTTACAATCCACATGTTAGATATGGTGCTGCTTTGGCAGTTGGCATCTCCTGTGCAGGCACTGGTATGAGTGAGGCAATATCTTTGTTAGAGCCACTAACATCAGATGTGGTTGATTTTGTTCGTCAAGGTGCTTTAATTGCAATGGCTATGGTAATGGTTCAGATCAGTGAAGCTAGTGATTCTCGTGTTGGAGCATTCAG acgGCAATTAGAGAAGATTATCTTGGATAAGCACGAAGATACTATGAGCAAGATGGGAGCCATTTTAGCCTCTGGAATCCTTGATGCCGGTGGAAGGAACGTCACCATAAAGTTGCTTTCTAAAACAAGACATGACAAAATTACTGCAGTAGTTGGTCTTGCAGTTTTTAGCCAGTTCTGGTATTGGTATCCACTTATCTATTTCATTAGCTTGGCATTTTCGCCAACAGCCTTGATAGGGCTTAACTATGAACTGAAAGTACCTCGGTTTGAGTTCTTATCTCAAGCAAAACCATCATTGTTTGAGTATCCTCGGCCAACTACTGTTGCCACCACCACATCTGCTGTGAAATTGCCTACTGCGGTATTATCAACATCTGTAAAAGCAAAAGCCAGGGCAAGTAAGAAAGAGGCAGACCAGAAAGAAAAAGCTGAGAAGTCATCTGCAACAGAGTCAACTTCCGGGAAGGGCAAATCATCTGGCGACAAGGATGAGGATTCTATGCAg GTTGATAGTCCTGTGGAGAAGAAAGCCGAACCAGAGCcatcatttgaaattttgatcaACCCTGCTAGGGTGGTTCCTGCTCAAGAGAAGTTTATAAAGTTCCTTGAAGACAGCCGATACATACCAGTAAAATCGGCAGCCTCGGGTTTTGTTCTTTTGAAAGACTTGCGACCATCTGAGCCTGAATTTTTATCTCTAATTGATGCTCCCTCATCAACCGCCTCGACTGGTGGCGCTTCTGCAACTGCACAACAAGGATCAGCAGCATCAATGGCGGTTGACGAGGAACCTCAACCACCACAGGCTTTCGAATATACTTCTTAA
- the LOC108198576 gene encoding probable pectinesterase 29 — protein MGITVINGKAETVDRAAASYSQTIFVDQSGRGNFKNIQAAIDSVSSNNQNWVRIYVEPGVYREQITVPREKQFIYLAGKGKWKTSVVWGACQELDTSATFSVFADNFVARDISFVNSCNYPWNPSMSRTPAVAGRVQGDKNSFYNCGFVGLQDTLWDSLGRHYFSRCSIVGAVDFIFGAAQSMYEGCTLLFNGTALAGPGYITAQARGSADDPSGFVFKNCVVDGTGWTYLGRAWRPYARVIFSSSTFSNIIVPTGWDSWYTRHDQLNQLTFVEDLCHGPGSDNRNRIKWENQLNQEQLQQLTSISFIDNEGWIGRQPFNMLAH, from the exons ATGGGGATCACTGTGATAAATGGGAAAGCAGAAACAGTTGACAGAGCTGCAGCAAGTTATTCACAGACAATTTTTGTTGATCAATCCGGTCGCGGTAATTTTAAGAATATACAAGCAGCAATCGATTCTGTTTCATCGAATAACCAGAATTGGGTTCGTATATACGTCGAGCCTGGAGTTTACAG AGAACAAATTACGGTTCCCCGGGAGAAACAATTTATATACCTAGCAGGGAAAGGAAAATGGAAGACTAGTGTAGTTTGGGGAGCCTGTCAAGAACTCGACACCAGCGCTACCTTTAGCGTTTTCGCGGATAATTTTGTTGCTCGGGACATAAGTTTTGTG AATTCTTGCAACTACCCCTGGAATCCGAGCATGTCCCGAACTCCAGCAGTGGCAGGACGGGTTCAGGGAGACAAAAATAGCTTCTACAATTGTGGTTTCGTTGGATTACAAGACACTCTATGGGATTCTTTAGGCCGACATTATTTTTCTCGTTGTTCTATTGTTGGCGCtgttgattttatttttggCGCTGCACAATCTATGTACGAG GGATGTACATTGTTGTTTAATGGAACGGCTCTAGCAGGGCCAGGATACATAACAGCACAAGCAAGAGGTAGTGCAGATGATCCGAGTGGCTTCGTGTTCAAAAATTGTGTCGTCGATGGCACTGGATGGACTTACCTGGGAAGAGCCTGGAGACCATATGCCAGAGTCATATTTTCCAGCTCTACATTCTCCAATATCATTGTTCCGACTGGTTGGGATTCGTGGTATACTCGCCATGATCAACT GAATCAATTAACGTTTGTCGAGGATCTCTGTCACGGACCGGGATCAGACAACAGAAATCGGATCAAATGGGAGAACCAGTTAAATCAGGAACAACTGCAGCAACTCACCAGCATTTCTTTCATTGATAATGAAGGATGGATTGGTCGCCAGCCTTTCAACATGCTGGCTCATTAG
- the LOC108198691 gene encoding transcription factor FAMA isoform X1, which translates to MLFYSELDLMQASLPASNFLCSNHQHQPLMENRRSEGPGGDDNNQMVDYMLNNNAQQQQQMASGFGPSSNSLSFADVMQFADFGPKLALNQSKSSAAEEDEREEDGIDPVYFLKFPVLNDKLQDENHPLMMFPQEGLVGDEDERFKRGNGMTSEESGKARKMMDQEGRIGENASSVQLQFLGEDVEKNSQMGEAGKNKKKRPRTTKTSEEVESQRMTHIAVERNRRKQMNEHLRVLRSLMPGSYVQRGDQASIIGGAIEFVRELEQLLQCLESQKRRRLYGDAPPPPRPIGDSANPMQQTQVPPPPPPFFNPMSASASDDPLKLVSDYENGLIREETAESKSCLADVEVRVLGFDAMIKILCRRSPGQLIKTIAALEDLELNILHTNITTIEQTVLYSFNVKVASESSFTAEDIANAVQQIFSFIHADSANL; encoded by the exons ATGTTGTTTTACTCAGAACTTGACCTCATGCAGGCCTCTTTACCAGCAAGCAATTTTCTCTGTTCAAATCATCAGCATCAACCCTTGATGGAGAATCGAAGGAGCGAAGGCCCGGGTGGAGATGATAACAATCAAATGGTTGATTATATGCTTAACAATAATGCACAACAGCAGCAACAAATGGCATCAGGCTTTGGTCCTTCTTCGAATTCTCTGAGCTTTGCTGATGTGATGCAGTTTGCTGATTTCGGGCCTAAGTTGGCCttaaaccaatcaaaatcctCAGCAGCAGAGGAGGATGAGAGGGAAGAAGATGGGATTGATCCGGTTTACTTCTTGAAGTTCCCCGTGTTGAATGATAAGTTGCAGGATGAGAATCATCCGCTAATGATGTTTCCTCAGGAAGGGCTTGTCGGAGATGAGGACGAGAGGTTTAAGAGGGGGAATGGGATGACTAGTGAAGAAAGTGGTAAGGCAAGGAAAATGATGGATCAAGAAGGAAGAATTGGGGAGAATGCATCATCTGTGCAACTTCAGTTCCTTGGAGAGGACGTCGAGAAGAACTCTCAGATGGGAGAAGCTggcaagaacaagaagaagaggCCGAGGACTACAAAAACTAGTGAAGAAGTTGAGAGCCAGAGAATGACTCACATTGCTGTTGAGAGAAACCGGAGGAAGCAGATGAATGAGCATCTTCGCGTATTGAGGTCTCTCATGCCTGGATCATACGTCCAAAGG GGTGATCAAGCATCAATCATTGGAGGAGCCATCGAGTTCGTGAGAGAGCTGGAGCAACTCCTGCAATGCCTTGAATCCCAAAAGCGAAGAAGGCTTTATGGCGATGCACCACCACCACCGCGGCCTATTGGAGATTCAGCAAATCCAATGCAACAAACTCAAgttccaccaccaccaccaccattcttcaatcctATGTCAGCATCAGCCTCAGATGATCCGCTGAAACTTGTCTCTGACTACGAGAACGGACTAATCAGAGAAGAGACCGCAGAGAGTAAGTCGTGCCTGGCAGACGTGGAAGTGAGGGTGCTCGGGTTCGATGCCATGATCAAGATTTTATGCAGGAGAAGTCCGGGTCAGCTTATTAAGACTATTGCTGCTCTAGAGGATCTGGAGCTCAATATCCTGCACACCAACATTACCACTATTGAACAAACCGTTCTCTATTCTTTCAACGTCAAG GTAGCAAGCGAATCGAGTTTCACAGCGGAAGACATAGCGAATGCAGTGCAACAGATCTTCAGTTTCATACATGCAGACAGTGCTAACCTTTGA
- the LOC108198691 gene encoding transcription factor FAMA isoform X2 produces the protein MENRRSEGPGGDDNNQMVDYMLNNNAQQQQQMASGFGPSSNSLSFADVMQFADFGPKLALNQSKSSAAEEDEREEDGIDPVYFLKFPVLNDKLQDENHPLMMFPQEGLVGDEDERFKRGNGMTSEESGKARKMMDQEGRIGENASSVQLQFLGEDVEKNSQMGEAGKNKKKRPRTTKTSEEVESQRMTHIAVERNRRKQMNEHLRVLRSLMPGSYVQRGDQASIIGGAIEFVRELEQLLQCLESQKRRRLYGDAPPPPRPIGDSANPMQQTQVPPPPPPFFNPMSASASDDPLKLVSDYENGLIREETAESKSCLADVEVRVLGFDAMIKILCRRSPGQLIKTIAALEDLELNILHTNITTIEQTVLYSFNVKVASESSFTAEDIANAVQQIFSFIHADSANL, from the exons ATGGAGAATCGAAGGAGCGAAGGCCCGGGTGGAGATGATAACAATCAAATGGTTGATTATATGCTTAACAATAATGCACAACAGCAGCAACAAATGGCATCAGGCTTTGGTCCTTCTTCGAATTCTCTGAGCTTTGCTGATGTGATGCAGTTTGCTGATTTCGGGCCTAAGTTGGCCttaaaccaatcaaaatcctCAGCAGCAGAGGAGGATGAGAGGGAAGAAGATGGGATTGATCCGGTTTACTTCTTGAAGTTCCCCGTGTTGAATGATAAGTTGCAGGATGAGAATCATCCGCTAATGATGTTTCCTCAGGAAGGGCTTGTCGGAGATGAGGACGAGAGGTTTAAGAGGGGGAATGGGATGACTAGTGAAGAAAGTGGTAAGGCAAGGAAAATGATGGATCAAGAAGGAAGAATTGGGGAGAATGCATCATCTGTGCAACTTCAGTTCCTTGGAGAGGACGTCGAGAAGAACTCTCAGATGGGAGAAGCTggcaagaacaagaagaagaggCCGAGGACTACAAAAACTAGTGAAGAAGTTGAGAGCCAGAGAATGACTCACATTGCTGTTGAGAGAAACCGGAGGAAGCAGATGAATGAGCATCTTCGCGTATTGAGGTCTCTCATGCCTGGATCATACGTCCAAAGG GGTGATCAAGCATCAATCATTGGAGGAGCCATCGAGTTCGTGAGAGAGCTGGAGCAACTCCTGCAATGCCTTGAATCCCAAAAGCGAAGAAGGCTTTATGGCGATGCACCACCACCACCGCGGCCTATTGGAGATTCAGCAAATCCAATGCAACAAACTCAAgttccaccaccaccaccaccattcttcaatcctATGTCAGCATCAGCCTCAGATGATCCGCTGAAACTTGTCTCTGACTACGAGAACGGACTAATCAGAGAAGAGACCGCAGAGAGTAAGTCGTGCCTGGCAGACGTGGAAGTGAGGGTGCTCGGGTTCGATGCCATGATCAAGATTTTATGCAGGAGAAGTCCGGGTCAGCTTATTAAGACTATTGCTGCTCTAGAGGATCTGGAGCTCAATATCCTGCACACCAACATTACCACTATTGAACAAACCGTTCTCTATTCTTTCAACGTCAAG GTAGCAAGCGAATCGAGTTTCACAGCGGAAGACATAGCGAATGCAGTGCAACAGATCTTCAGTTTCATACATGCAGACAGTGCTAACCTTTGA